The genomic DNA TCTTCGTGGGATCGTTCGTCGGGGGCGGTGTGATCCTGAACCATTCCGTCTTTGAGGGGCGGTCAGGCAATGCCGGGGCCTTCGGATCGCTGCCGATGCGGGGACCGGACGGGCATGATATTCAGCTGATCGATGCGGCGTCCCTGCACCTGCTGGAAACGGCGCTGGTCAAAGCGGGTCACGACCCGTCGGTGCTGTGGACCCTGCCACAGGACTGGTCGCAGTTCGGACCGATTCTGGACGACTGGATCGCGGTCACAGCCGAGCATCTGGCGCTGGCGTCGCTGACGGTCTGTTCGGTGATCGACTTCGAAGCGATCGTGATCGACGGCGGATTTCCGGCGGACGTCCGCAGCCGACTGGTGGCGCAGACGGCGGCGTGCCTTGCGGGTCTTGACCTGCGCGGATTGGCCGCCCCGGCCATCGTCGCCGGCAGCATCGGTCCAAACGCCCGTGCCTTGGGGGCGGCATCCACGCCGATCCTGTCCCAGTATTTCCTGAACACCCACGGCGAGACCGGAAGCTAGATCCTGCGCCCCGCATCGTGGCGCAGGACGGTCGCTTCGCTGAGCGTGAGCACGCGGCGGGCATAGGCGCCGTAGGCGTCGATGTCACAGCGCAGGTCCGGCAGACGCCCGAACATCCGGTCGAGGTCGTCCGGAGCCATGGTCGACAGGGCGGCACTGGCGGGGTGAAAGCTTTCGGTCGCGACGTTGTTGGCAAAGACGATCTGGTGGCTTGGCAACATCATATGGATATAGGTGACCGCGCGCAGGCTGTGGTCACGCAAGACGCGGCTGTCGTCGATCAGGTCACGGGCCGTGACCAGCACCTCTTCTGCATTGAACAAGGCGCGCGCGCGCGGGCCGTGCAGGACGATGCGATGGTCCGGAGAGACCAGCAGCCCCGCGTCCGGCACGTCGTTGTCCAGAGCGCCGGTGCGCAGCCGGACCGGCGCCAGGTCCGGCAAGGCGCGCAGGCGGGCGCCCGTCACGTGCCGCTTGCCGATCCACAGCACCTCGGCCGGGCCATTGTCCTGCGTCTGCACCCGGCATCCTTCGCCAAGGGACGCGACATCGCGCGGCCCTTCCGGCGTCAGGATCATCGTGCCGGGGGTAAAGCAGATCACGCCCTGCGGTACATCTTCGGCCTCTGCCAGCGTGGTGGCGTCGATGTCGTGGCGCACGATCCAGAGGTCGGTGTCGCGCGGCGGCAGCGCATCGAGGAACATCAGCAGGGGTTTGCGACCCGGCCCGCGCGGGATCAGCGTCACCGTCCATGCGGCGCGACCGTCCGTCACCGTGAAGGACGCGGTGAACAGCGGATCCTGCAACAGGGCAGGGGGCGGCACCACCGGCGCACGCGATCCTGCCAGAATGCGGCGCACCGTCGGTGCGGCCCGCTTGCGCAGGTCTGCCATATCCTTCGATGGTCCCAACGGAAGGATGGCGCTTGGCCCGTCCACACGGACCGGCTGCCCGGTCCATGACCAGGCGCCACCGGCGCGAATGCCTGCGACCGGCGCAGAGCGGCGCCCGTCCAGTTCCGTTTGCGACCAGGGAATGACAAACGTGCCGGTAAAGCCCGTGTTCATGCCTGCTCTCTTTGCCTCGACTGCGCGTCCCGCGTCATTCATCGCGCGGGATCTAGGTCCAAGGGTAGTCACAGGGCAGGGCCGCAGGCAAGCGGTCTGCAAGGTCATGCGTCGTTTTAAAGTCAGAAGTTGAAATTGAGCTTCAGTGAGCCGACGACCTGACTTTCGTCCTGACCTTTGAATTCGGGGCCGAGATAGGTTGCGCCATAGAACAGCGCCAGACCCGGCACCGGTTGCCAATGTACCCCGGCGCGGGCGCGTGTCCGCGTCTCGCGCGGCGCGGCCCCCTGCGAGTCGGGGAGGTAAAGGCTGTCGCCCGCAGCCGCGACATCGCCGCCCAGCACAAAGCTGATCCCCTGCGCGTCGTCCTGCGTGCCGCGATACAGTTGCCCTGTCACCACGTCGCGCAACAGCAGGTCGCGCTGACCGACCGCACTGCCAAGGATCAGGTCTGCACCGGCGCGAATCAGATCCTCTGCGCCGGTCTGACCCTCGATGAAGGGACGCAGGGTCGTGGTGTCGCCCAAGTGGATGGTCTGGCGCGCCTCTGCCG from Loktanella sp. M215 includes the following:
- a CDS encoding Hint domain-containing protein, with amino-acid sequence MNTGFTGTFVIPWSQTELDGRRSAPVAGIRAGGAWSWTGQPVRVDGPSAILPLGPSKDMADLRKRAAPTVRRILAGSRAPVVPPPALLQDPLFTASFTVTDGRAAWTVTLIPRGPGRKPLLMFLDALPPRDTDLWIVRHDIDATTLAEAEDVPQGVICFTPGTMILTPEGPRDVASLGEGCRVQTQDNGPAEVLWIGKRHVTGARLRALPDLAPVRLRTGALDNDVPDAGLLVSPDHRIVLHGPRARALFNAEEVLVTARDLIDDSRVLRDHSLRAVTYIHMMLPSHQIVFANNVATESFHPASAALSTMAPDDLDRMFGRLPDLRCDIDAYGAYARRVLTLSEATVLRHDAGRRI